A window of Chryseobacterium aquaeductus genomic DNA:
TTAAGATATACCCTTGGTCAAATAAGATTTTCGTAAGCTCTTTTTTGATTTTCGATGCAGGAATCTCCACCACTTTGTGGCCTGCGCTTTGTGCGTTCCTTACTCTAGTTAGGAAATCTGAAATTGGATCTGTTACCATTTTTCTATTTTAAATTATTGGTTAAAGACAACCAGTATTGAAAGGACTTGAAGATTAAAATATCAGACTTCAGAAAACTTCGGTCTGATATTTATTGCTTTAGTATCCAGACAACTTAATTGTCTCGATTTTAATTAGTAATTATTACCAACTGGCTTTTTTCACTCCCGGGATAAGACCGTTGTTGGCCATTTCTCTGAAAGTTACTCTTGAAAGACCGAAAGTTCTCATGTAACCTCTTGGTCTACCTGTTAATTTACATCTGTTGTGTAATCTTACAGGAGAAGCATTTTTTGGTAATTTTTGAAGTCCTTCGTAATCACCAGCTTCTTTCAACGCTTTTCTTTTCTCAGCGTATTTAGCTACAGTAGCTTCTCTTTTGCGCTCACGCGCTTTCATTGATTCTTTAGCCATTTCTTAGTTCTTTTTGAAAGGTAAACCGAAGTGAGTTAATAATGCTTTAGCTTCTTTATCTGTTTTCGCAGTTGTAACGAAAGTAATATCCATCCCCTGGATTTTCTTTACTTTGTCGATTACGATTTCAGGGAAGATAATTTGCTCAGTAATACCTAAGTTATAGTTACCTCTACCATCGAAACCATCAGCTTTGATACCAGAAAAATCTCTAATACGTGGTAAAGCAGAAGAAGTCAATCTGTCTAAGAATTCGTACATTTTCTGAGCTCTAAGAGTTACCTTAGCACCTACAGGCATACCTTTTCTTAATTTGAAAGCAGCTTCATCCTTTTTTGAAATAGTACCTACGGCTTTTTGGCCGGTAATATTTGTAAGTTCTTCAACAGCATAATCGATGATTTTTTTATCAGCAGTAGCGTCTCCTAAACCTTGAGATAAAATAATTTTCTCTAGTCTTGGTACCTGCATTACTGATTTATAACCGAATTCTTCCATCATTGCTGGAACAATTGTCTCGTGGTATGCTTTTTTGGGTCTTGCTATATATTCCATGTGTTATTTAAAATTATAAAGTTTCACCCGTTTTTTTGTCGATTCTTACTTTCTTATCTCCATCGATTTTGTAACCGATTTTGATAGCTTTTCCGTCTTTATTAACTAAAGCTATATTTGAGATATGTATAGAAGCTTCCTTTTCAGTTATTCCTCCTTGAGGATTAGAAGCTGAAGGCTTAACGTGTTTTTTAACGATGTTAAGTCCTGCAACGATAACTCTAGGGTCTTTTCCTTCTTTTTTGATCACTTCAATAACTTCACCCGTCTTCCCTTTAAGTTCTTTCTTACCGGTCATTACGATTACGTTATCTCCTCTTTTTATTTTTAACTTTGACATTTTTTTAAAAATTTTAAATATTAAAGTACTTCAGGAGCTAATGAAATGATTTTCATATATTCTTTGTCTCTCAACTCACGAGCAACGGGTCCGAAAACACGTGTTCCTCTCATTTCTCCTCCAGCGTTTAGCAATACACAAGCGTTGTCTTCAAATTTGATGTAAGATCCATCTTTTCTTCTAACAGCTTTTTTAGTTCTCACTACTACCGCTTTTGATACTTGACCTTTCTTAGCGTTTCCTGATGGTGTAGAATCTTTAATAGTAACTACGATTTTATCACCAACTGAAGCATATCTTCTTCTGGTACCTCCCAGAACTCTGATCACTAGTACTTCTTTAGCACCTGTGTTATCAGCAACTTTTAATCTTGATTCTGTTTGTAACATTACTTAGCTTTTTCAATGATTCTTACTAATCTCCATCTTTTACTCTTGCTCGTAGGTCTAGTTTCTTGAATAAGAACTGTATCTCCTTCTGTGCATTCGTTGTTCTCGTCGTGTGCAGTATATTTTTTCGTTTTCAAAACGAATTTACCGTACATCGGGTGTTTCACTCTAGTCGTCTCACTTACAACAATGGTCTTTTCCATTTTATTGCTGGAAACTATTCCGATTCTTTCTTTTCTTAAGTTTCTTTCCATAATGTATGAAAATCTTATTGTTGTTTTGTGGTTAACTCTGTGTTTAGTCTTGCGATCGTCTTTCTCAAATCTCTGATTTGGATTGGATTTTCAAGTGGACTGATTTTGTGAGCCAATTTCATTTTTGTGAATTCAGCTTTAGCCTCAGCCAATTTTGCTTGAATATCTTCAGCGCTTAGATTTTTAATTTCAGCTTTTTTCATTGTATTCAGAGATTAAAGAGGTTTAATAAAATCGTTAGCAACTATAAATTTAGTAACTATTGGTAATTTTTGTGCTGCAAGTCTTAGAGCTTCCTTCGCAATTTCGTAAGGAACTCCTCCTACTTCAAACATTATTTTACCTGGTTTTACTACAGCTACCCAATATTCTACAGCACCTTTACCTTTACCCATCCTTACTTCGGCTGGTTTCTTGGTAATAGGCTTATCCGGGAATATTTTGATCCATAGTTGACCCTCTCTTTTCATATATCTTGTCGCAGCGATACGAGCAGCTTCGATTTGCCTTGCAGTGATCCAAGCACCTTCTGTAGCTTTGATTCCGAATGTTCCATAAGCAAGTAGGCTCCCTCTTTGGGCATTCCCCTTCATCTTCATCTTATGAACTCTACGGAATTTGGTTCTTTTTGGTTGTAACATAATTTCTTAAATTTTAGATTTTAGAATTTAGATTTTAAAAAAGTAACGGTCATTTAAAAACTATCCTCTAAAATTTTATTAATTATTTTTTTTATCTCTTGAAGGTCTTCTGTTATCTCTGTCTCCGCCTCCTCTGTTTCCGCCACCTGAAGGACCACTCTTCTTCTGTTGTCCTACTAATGGAGATAGATCTCTTCTACCGTAAACTTCACCTTTCATGATCCAAACTTTAACTCCTAACT
This region includes:
- the rpsN gene encoding 30S ribosomal protein S14 gives rise to the protein MAKESMKARERKREATVAKYAEKRKALKEAGDYEGLQKLPKNASPVRLHNRCKLTGRPRGYMRTFGLSRVTFREMANNGLIPGVKKASW
- the rpsQ gene encoding 30S ribosomal protein S17, whose protein sequence is MMERNLRKERIGIVSSNKMEKTIVVSETTRVKHPMYGKFVLKTKKYTAHDENNECTEGDTVLIQETRPTSKSKRWRLVRIIEKAK
- the rpmC gene encoding 50S ribosomal protein L29 — its product is MKKAEIKNLSAEDIQAKLAEAKAEFTKMKLAHKISPLENPIQIRDLRKTIARLNTELTTKQQ
- the rplX gene encoding 50S ribosomal protein L24 translates to MSKLKIKRGDNVIVMTGKKELKGKTGEVIEVIKKEGKDPRVIVAGLNIVKKHVKPSASNPQGGITEKEASIHISNIALVNKDGKAIKIGYKIDGDKKVRIDKKTGETL
- the rplP gene encoding 50S ribosomal protein L16, which gives rise to MLQPKRTKFRRVHKMKMKGNAQRGSLLAYGTFGIKATEGAWITARQIEAARIAATRYMKREGQLWIKIFPDKPITKKPAEVRMGKGKGAVEYWVAVVKPGKIMFEVGGVPYEIAKEALRLAAQKLPIVTKFIVANDFIKPL
- the rplE gene encoding 50S ribosomal protein L5 gives rise to the protein MEYIARPKKAYHETIVPAMMEEFGYKSVMQVPRLEKIILSQGLGDATADKKIIDYAVEELTNITGQKAVGTISKKDEAAFKLRKGMPVGAKVTLRAQKMYEFLDRLTSSALPRIRDFSGIKADGFDGRGNYNLGITEQIIFPEIVIDKVKKIQGMDITFVTTAKTDKEAKALLTHFGLPFKKN
- the rplN gene encoding 50S ribosomal protein L14, with amino-acid sequence MLQTESRLKVADNTGAKEVLVIRVLGGTRRRYASVGDKIVVTIKDSTPSGNAKKGQVSKAVVVRTKKAVRRKDGSYIKFEDNACVLLNAGGEMRGTRVFGPVARELRDKEYMKIISLAPEVL